The Faecalibaculum rodentium genome segment CTTGTTTTCCTCTATGTCCTGTTTTGGATCAGCCCCGGTCTTCGTTTCTGTCTGTTCTTTGTCTGTATTCTGTGAAAAGGATTCCACAGCCTCCAGGTCCGGCTGATTGAGTGCCAGAAATTCGGTGATGTCCGGATCTTCGGGCATGGTTTTATCCCTGGCTTCGGCGGGCATTCCCGCGAAGCTCGCAAGCGCCAGCGGCGCCAGTGCGATCAGGCTGCATAGTCGTTTCAGCATCATGTCCACCTCTTTCATACTCATCGTAATGAGTTAACCAGAGTAGGACATTTGCGTTTGCAACGCCATTTCGAAGGAATTCCCGGGTAAAGAGTCTATTCACAAAACGAGCCGGTTTGGCCGCAAAAAGGTGCATTTTCAGGAACTTTATTTGAATTTTTACCGGAATACGGCCGTAATTACGCTCATACTCTGCAGCATACGGGATGACCAGGGTATTTTACTCAGTGTTTACTCAGGTACGCCTGCGATACCAAAGGAAACACCGGAGTAAAGCCCGGCTCTGGATCAAAGAGGCGATACAGACTGCCAGACACCAGGATCCATGAGACAGTCACTGGCAGCCATTCCTCCATGTTGTCATTCATCGGCCGCGGACAGCCTGCACAAAGGAAAAACCGGCACACCTCACGGTCTGCCGGCTGTTCTGTTTTATCCTGCCTGTCACACAGACACCCCGACGGCGTCTTTGATCATGCTTCGGACAGGACCTTCACATCCACTTCCACGATGCGGTCCATCTTTTTCAGCTGCACACCGGCATCCCGGAACATCCGCTTGCTGGCAGCGTTGGCCTGAGTCCCATCGTACTTGTCCTGTTCGTACACCACCTTCGTGATACCGGACTGGATGATGGCCTTGGCACATTCATTGCAGGGAAAGAGCGAAACGTAGATGGAACATCCCTGGAGCCCCCGGGTGGAGTTCAGGATGGCATTGAGTTCTGCATGTACCACATAGGGGTACTTGGTCTCCAGGAAGTCCCCTTCCCTGTCCCATGGATAGGACTGATCGCTGCAGCCCATGGGAAACCCATTGTATCCCAGGCCCACCACCCGTTTCTGGGGATTGACGATGCACGCGCCGACTTTTGTGTTCGGGTCCTTGGACCGGAAGGCAGCGAGATGGGCCATGGCCATAAAGTATTCATCCCAGTCCAGGGGTCTCATTGGATGACCTCCGATTCCAGGTCCTGCAGGATCTTCGCAAATTCCGGTTCCAGCGGGGCTTCAAACCGCATGTGTTCGCCGGTCCTGGGATGGTCCAGCTCCAGGGCCGCAGCGTGAAGCAGCTGTCCGTGGCTTTCCAGCGTTTTGCGGGGACCATATTTCGGATCGCCTGCCACCGGGTGTCCGATGTATTTCATGTGCACACGGATCTGGTGGGTGCGTCCGGTTTCCAGCCGGCAGAGGACATAGGCGTAGTTCCGGAAATTTTCCAGGACCTCAAAATGGGTCACAGCCGGTTTCGAGTTCTTTGCGGTCACCGCCATGCACTGCCGGTCTTTTTCATCCCGCCCGATCGGGGCATCGACGGTACCATGAGTGTGCGGAAAGGGATGATGCACAATGGCCCGGTACTCCCGGTGGGCGGTTTTCTTCGCCAGCTGGTCCGCCAGCGACTGGTGAGCCATATCATTCTTCGCCACCACCAGCAGACCGCTGGTATCCTTGTCGATCCGGTGGACGATCCCCGGGCGCATTACGCCGTTGATCCCGGAGAGGTCTTTGCAATGCGCAAGCAGGCCGTTGACCAGCGTCCCGTTCACATGACCCGGAGCCGGATGCACCACCATGCCCGTCGGCTTGTTGATCACGATGATGTCGCTGTCTTCATAGATGATATCCAGATCCATGTCCTCCGGCAGCACGTCCAGCGACTGCTCCGGTGGCCTGTCGACCGCGATCACATCCCCTGCCTTCAGGTCTGTCTTCGGCTTCACGGGTGTATCCTGCAGCAGGACCCGTCCGTCGTCAATCAGTTCGCGGCTTCGGGCCCGGGAGATGTCCATGAGCAGACACAGCGCCTTGTCTGCCCGGCCGGCCTGGTCTTCGCCGATGGTGAACGTCTGTATGTTCCCGTCCGTCATGTCTTCCGGGGTATCCGGCACCTGTGCCGTCACATCGTTTCTCTCACTCATATCCGGTTGTCCTCCTTCTGTCTGTATCCTCTGCCTGACTCATGCTTCCAGCGCCTTGCGCTGTTCGTGTTCTTCCCGCAGCATGTCAATGACCAGGAACACGAAGCCCAGAGTGATGCAGATGTCTGCGATGTTGAACACGGGAAAACTCCACCCGAAGATGTAGAAGTGGAAAAAATCCACCACATAGCCCAGTGCCATGCGATCGATGAAGTTGCCCAGAGCGCCGGCGAATATCAGTGCCAGGGACATCTGGAGGCCCGGGCGCTTTGCCTTGATGTAGGCCCACAGCATGACAGCCATGGCAATCACCGTCAGCACGGCAAAAAACGGCTTGCCGTAGCCCTCGAAGATGGAAAACCCCGCGCCGGTGTTCTGAAGATACGTCAGTTCAAAGAGCTTCGGGATGATCACGATGGACTGTCCCGGTCTCATGTGGGTGGATACCGCCCACTTGGTCCACTGGTCAAGGCCGGTCATCAATGCGACCAGGACCATGGACCCGATGTAAATCTGTGTTCTGTGTTTCATGCTTGTCCTTTCATAAAACGGCTGGCTGTCAAAACGGCTTGTTTTTCTGATGCAGGAATAGCATCTTCACGAACAGCCACATGGACATGCAGAAGGCGATGAAAAATCCGGCAAATCCCAGCAGCGGGATACCCAGGAATTCTGGTTTCATTTTCGTTGTGCAGATGATGCTGCTGGACATCAGCAGGGCCACGATGAGCAGACACACAATGATGCGGTTGATCATGCGGTCGAAATTGGCAATCGTGGAATCCGCTCCCTGCAGGTCCAGGTTCACCTTGAGCTGTCCGCGCCGGACCATGGACAGAATGTCCGAGAGCTGGACCGGCATGTTCAGCATGTGGTCCGCATCGGCCTGGAGCCTGGTCAGCACATGCTGCAGATCCCGTCCCCAGTCACTGGAGAGCAGGCTGGCTTTCTGCGTGCTGATGATTTTCATGGCATTCGTGGAGGGATCCAGCACTTCGATGGTTCCCTCAAAGGTCACCAGGGACCGGGCCAGCATACTGATGCCCTTGGGCAGTGCAATGCCGTATTCATGGCAGATCGTGAACAGGTCCTGGACCATGGCCGGCAGGTCAATGTCCTCCAGGCTGTTTTCGCAATAGATGCTCACATATTCCTCGATGCTCTGGGTCAGGTTCGCATAATCCGGCGGGCGTTTCACCACTCCCAGTGTCAGGATCGTATCCGTCAGCTTGAGGGTATCCCGTACCGCCAGGGCCTTGATGGCCTGTTTCATCAGCCGTCTGTCCCGGTCGGTCAGGGTGCCCATCATGCCGAAGTCGATGTAGACGATTTGGCCGTCGCGCACCCGGATGTTTCCGGAATGGGGATCGGCGTGGAAAAAGCCGAAATCCGTGATCTGTGTTATATAGTTGGTTCCCAGGCGCATGGCGATTTCGTGCCGGTCGTAGCCTTCGGCATCGAGCCTTGCATCATCGTCGATTTCACAGCCGGAGATGTACTCCATGACCATGACTTTCCGGCTCGTGAGATCCTCATAGACCACGGGGGCCGAAAGCCAGGCACAGTCTTCGTAGTCCCTCCGGAACCGGATGGCGTTCTGTGCTTCGTTGGTGAAGTCCATCTCCTGCTGGGCGCTGGTCCAGAATTCATCCAGGACCACGTTCACGTCCACGACCGAGGAGAAGACATCCGAGAGTTTCAGGATCCCGGAGGCCTTGCGCAGAAGGCGGATGTCCTCCTCCATTTCCTGGTAGATACCGGGCCGCTGCACTTTCACGACCACCATCGGCCCGTCCTTGAGCCAGGCTTTGTGGACCTGGGCAATGGAGGCCGATCCCAGGGGCGTTTCGTCTATGCGTGTGAACACCTTGTCCAGATCCGGTCCATAGGCTTCCGTCAGGACCTCCTTCACGGTTTCAAAGGGCATGGGTTTGACATCCGACCGGAGTTTTTCCAGTTCGCTGCAGTAGCGCTGGGAGAAAATGTCCTGGCGGGTGGCCATGATCTGGCCGATTTTCACATAGGTAGGGCCAAGGTCTTCCAGGATTTGCCGGAACTTCACGGGATCCATGCCCCGGGTGACTTTGTGTTTCTTCAAAATCCGCAGGATCTGGCCCAGCCGCCTAAGCTGTGAGGGGGCTGTATCCGGGTGCCTGTCGTCATTTCCCTGTTTCGGGTCAGGCTGTGGCATCGGATCCGGTGAACCCCCGGGATCGGTTGTCTGCGGATTCTGCTTCCGGATGTTTTCCTGCATGATCCGGTTATCCCGGCTGTTTCTGTCAGCGGCTGTCGGCATGCGTTTCTGTGTGACCGGCCACGCTGCCAGGTTTCGACTCGACAGTGGTTTCCGTCACGCTGACCGATGCGGCTTCGCTGTGTTTCAGCGGTCTGTTGTCGGTCCCGCCGTCTTCCAGCAGGATTTTCGCCACGTTCTGTCCATAGCGGGCTGTTTCGCTCAGGATATCTGCGGAAACCTGGATGGACCGGCGAACCAGTTTTTTCAGGTCCAGGTGACTTGTTACAATCGTTTCTTCTATTTTCATATCTCTTATTCTATCACGTATGGTCCGCAAAGGCCGGGCTGCTGAAAGAGGAGCCGGACTGGTGTCTGCATGGAATCAACAGCTCCCGGAATCCGGAGGCACTGTTCAGTACCACATATACGATGCCTTCTTCGGGCAGCGGTTCAGATCGATCATTCTCCGCAGGAAACAGACCACTTTCGCGAACGTATAGATTCCATCATATTGTTCCTCCTCCCGGTTGTACCGCCTGTACAGAATTTCCCGGTCACACCATCGAGGACCACCAGGCCTCTGTCCTCCGGATCACGATAATAGTACCTGGCCGTCAGTCTGCCCCCTTCTCCTGTCACGTTGTCAGCTGTAGGCATTTCCATTCCCCTTTTTTGTCCCATGGGATCCGGTCACAAAAGGCAGCAGCCCCAAGAAGCATATCTCCTGTGCTGCTGCCATGATCTCTGTATCAATGACTGTCTCGTTCAGTCTGTGAATTTTCCGTAGTATTCCATCTTCTCCAGGACGGAGGTATCCAGGATGGGGTTGTCGTCCAGACGCAGCGCCTGCAGCAGTTTCAGATCCTTCAGCGGTGTCACGTCCGTGATGTAGTTGGCCTTCAGGGTCAGGCTGCGCAGGTACTTCAGCTTGGCCAGCGGTGTCAAGTCGGATATCGCGTTGTGGTCCAGACGCAGGTAGGAAATGAACTGCAGAGTCTCGAGCGGCCGCAGGTCTTCGATGATGTTGTTGTAGAGATCCACGATGCACAGGTTGTGCAGGTCCTTGAGCGGTGCCAGGTCCTTTACGTTGTTGTTTTCCAGCGACAGGATCGCCAGCTGGTCCATGTTCCGCAGGGAGCTGATGTCCTGTACCTGGTTGCGGCCGACGTTCAGGTTCACCATCTTCTTGCAGTCCTTCAGGCAGCCGATGCTCCGGATGCGGTTCGTGAACAGGTCCAGCACCTCCAGGTTCGTGGCATCCTTCAGGAAGTTCACATCTGTCAGCTGGCAGAACTCCGCCTTCATGATCCGCAGCTTCTCCACGTTCTGGAAGTCTTCCGTGTGATGCAGTTCATTCTTCGAGACGATCAGGACCTCGAGGTTCTTCATGTCGTTGAGATCCCGCATGTTGTGGAATCCCACCTGTTCCATGGAAATCGCCTTCAGGTTGTCCAGGTCCCGCAGGAACTCAAAGCTGGTGGGGTGATTGTAGTCGATGTTCAGGGACTCCAGCTTCGGGAACTGCTTCAGGATCGAGTAGTCTGTCAGGTACGGGTTATTGGCGACATTGAGGATCCGCAGGTTTTTCATGACCAGCAGCGGGGAAATGTCGCTGACCAGATTCGTGTCCAGGTTCAGTTCCTCAATGTGCGTGATGTAGTTCAGGTCATCCACGGTGAACCGCCGCATGCCCGACATGTCCAGCTTCGTGAGCTTCGGCAGTGTGCCCAGGACCGCATAGCTGAACGGCCCGTTTTCGGTGTTGATTTTGAGCTCCCGCAGCTTCTTGCAGTTTTCCAGATATTCCAGGGAATCCACCTTGGATTTTTTCAGGTTCAGGACCTCCAGGTTCAGCATCCCCGCCACGCTGGAAATGTCCATGGTGTACAGATTGTTACGGGAAATGTTGAGCTTTCGCAGCTGGCGGTAGCCATGCAGGGCCTGGATGTCGCGGAGCTGGTTGCTGGATACATCCAGTTCCTCCAGGCTGTAGAGATCCTTGATCGGGTCCAGGGTGTGCAGATTGTTCCCCGATGCATTCAGATACTCCAGGTTTTCGGCTTCCTGCAGCCCTTCCAGAGACTTGAGTTCCAGATCCGAGATGTCCAGCCGGATCAGGCTCTTCAGTTTCTCGGGCGTGACTTCATCGGGCTTGCAGTGCAGATTGCGGGCCAGGGCCTCCCGCAGAGCGTCGTCTTTGATGAACATGGTATTTCCTCCATATCGTTGCATTCCCCTTCATTATACTCTGAATGACAGCAGCTTGCCTTCGACAGATGGAATTTGCGTTCCCGCCGGTGGCTCACAAAACGGGAAACACCCGTCCGGCAGCAATGTTACAATTATTGAACCAACGTGCAAATCTTTAGATTTGACAGGTGGAACAACGAAAAATTTGACGTTTTTGGCTCGTTGACACTAATTAAAACGCAATCTATAATGAAATCGATTACAGACAGTATTGGAATTCGATGAATTGTTCCCGTCATTCTGTGATCGGGAGGTATCAACAATGAACACTGGAAAAGTGAAATGGTTCAATGCGGAAAAGGGATATGGATTTATCACCGGAACCGATGGAAAAGACATTTTTGTCCACTACTCGGCCATCAATTCAGATGGCTACAAGACGCTTGAGGAAGGACAGACCGTCACCTATGATGTTGTCCAGCGCGACCGCGGTCCGCAGGCCAGCTCCGTGACAGTCGTGACTGCCTGAGGGCCGAAAAAACCAGGGATGCGATGCATCCCTTTTTGTTTGGACCCGGCCGGCATCGACCATACAATACAGATATGAACCAGTCACAGTACGAAGCTCTGGAAGAGCAGATCCTCGACGCCTTTGCAGCCCTCTCCCATCCCGTACTCCGGCGGGAAGCCCTGCGCCACACGATGCGCGTCATCGACATGATTTCCCTGCTGCACACAGACACGCCCCTCTGGGACAGACGAACTGCTGCTCTTTTGCATGACACCGGGAAATACCTGAAAAACAGCCCGCAGCATGCCAGGACATCCGCCATTCTCTGCGAACAGCTGCTGCCGGAAGAATCCGGGATCGCCGAAGCCATTCTGCATCACAGTGAAAAGGACCGCATCCATTCTCCCCTTGCAGAGGACCTCAAGGACGCAGATGTCCTGGCGAGGTGGCTGGATGACCCGAACCGGTATCAGCATCCCAGGCTGGTAACTGCCCGAAACCGCCTGCGTGCAGCCACCATCGACAGCAGGAGCACAGAAAAACAAACAGACTGAAGCACGGCGCCTCAGTCTGTTTTTCTGGTGTGCCCGGCATGGCATACATCTAGGTGGTGAAAGTCCACTATGGGAGCGTATCATCGCAACCGCTAACCATTAGCCTAAGGCAAGGGGCTCTCTGGTAACAGGAGTTCTGAAAGAAGCCCGACGGCAAAGTCCCGGCCTGAGGAACACGAATCGCATATAAGGCCACAGATGGAGACGAGCGTGCCAGACAGCGCAAATCGTAATAGTTGCGGATGACTGTCTGTGGTAGATGCGGCAGGTGTATGGAATGAAAGATGTATGACCTTACCCGGGGAGGTCCTGCCAGCGAGAGGAATCATCAAACCATGATGACCCCCTTCCCGCAGTAACAACGAATGGCAGGAAGTCAGCCGAGGCCATAGTAGCGAGGAAGTCCCTGTAATGGGGATGGAGTGAAGGGCCGAACGTACGTTTTACTGCAAATATCAGGAATGCGTCCTGCACGAAAAGCCGAGGAAGGACAAACCCAGAGAGCCCCTGAAGATGAGTAAGGAAGGGCAGTGCGGGAACACGTGAAAGAGAGGAGCAGCCATGAACCAGACCAGACTGATACAGCCGGAAGACCTGAGTACTCAGGAAATCTTCTCCATGGAGAACCTGCTCAATGCGTGCAGACAGGTACGGCGAAACAACGGAGCCGCAGGAGTGGATGGGGTCAAAGCCAGAGAACTCCCAGCGTGCCCCTGTCAGTACTGGGAACAGCTGCGGGAACAGATACTGGACCGCAGCTATAAACCGCTGCCAGCCAAAAGGACCGATATCCCGAAACCGGATGGGAGCATGCGGGGGCTCAATGTCCCGGCTGCCAGAGACAGAGTCGTGCAGGCCTGTCTGGCAAACTATCTGGATTACAGGAAGGACTTCGAGATGAGCAACAGCTCATACGGGTTCAGGAAGAACAGGAGATGTGAACAGGCGATACTGAAAGGCCTTGAGTTCATGAACGACGGGTATGACTGGATCGTCGACATCGACCTGAGGAAATTCTTCGATACGGTAGATCAGGACAGACTGATACGACTGATAGACAACCTGTTCCATAACAGGGACGTTACGTCGCTGACAAGGAAGTTCGTCAGAGCGGGAGTCATGATAGACGGCAGGCTGGTCAGGACAGAAAGAGGAATCCCACAGGGAGGACCTCTCTCGCCGGTACTGGCCAACATTTATCTGGACCAGGCCGACAAGGAACTGGAAAGCAGAGGGCTGAGATTCACAAGATACGCAGACGATATGCTCATCTATGTGAAATCGGAAGCCGCCGCCAACAGGGTGATGAAGTCATTCAGCAATTATCTGGAAAAGAAGCTGAAGCTGGAAGTGAACGCTTCAAAATCGAAAGTGGCCAGACCGGATGAAGTGAAATATCTGGGGTTTGGCTTCAAAAGGAACAAAAGGGAATGGAAGGCAATACCGCATGAGAAGTCCATCCATGAGTTCGAACAGAAAATAATGAAGCTGACGAAGCGGAACTGGAGCGTATCCCTTGAAGAAAGGCTGGAGAAAATCAATCAGGTCATCAGGGGATGGAGCAATTATTTCAGATGCGCATGGCTGTATAAAAAGAACATGCGGAAACTGGACAGCAAGCTCCGGAGAAGAATCAGGGCCATCATCTGGAAGCAGTGGAAAAGCATCAGGAAAAAAGAAGAGAGCCTCATCAAACTGGGATGTCCCAGAGACAAGGCTCACTCATATGCGTGTGCACGACAAGGATGTGTCCGTTGTGCAGTCACGTTCCTGAACAAGTATATCAGAAATATACACCTGAAGAAGAAAGGCCTCCTGACCATAGAGGAATACTTCGATACGGTGGCAGAAAGGTTCATGAAATCATTTGTACGAACCGCCCAGTGCCGAACGGCACGCTGGGTGGTGTGAGAGGGTCTGATGACACCTACTCGATCGTTCATTCTTTCGCTGAGCTGTCTTCTTCCGGGACCTGCGTGACCTGGGTCCCCTGGTCCTGGCCGGTGATGCCGAAGGGCTGATAGTGCAGCTCCACTTTGTCGTCCAGCTTTCTGCGCAGCTGTTCGAATGCTTTCAGGAACTTCGTGCGGTCATACACGATCCAGTCAATGTAGGAATAGCTCTTGCCCATGGCACCGCCCACGACCTGGCCGGCATGCAGCTCGGACATCGTTTTGTCGAGCTGACGGGAGAGTTCCTGACGGAGCAGTGCATCGTCTTTTCCGTTGAAGGGATTGGCGTAGTATATATAGCCATACTCCCCTTCCTTTGCTTTCAGGTCCAGCAGCACGTCACTGCCGGATCCCAGGGTCTCCTCGGCGAGCAGCGGATGGGTCGTGAAAATGATCTTCATGTCCTTGCGCAGGGAGTCATGGGCGAAGTCCTGGAACGGCTGGTAGACGGAGTAGATCTCCAGGGGCGACTTGTAGGTCTTCCAGTGATCCCGCTCCACGACCGTCATGATGGCTTCGTAGAAATCCACCAGGCCGCAGAAGTCCACGGCTTCCTTCGGGGGCTCGTTTACAAAATCCACGCTGCCGATATACGCTTCGTAGAGCGTCTGGCCGATGGCGAGCTCCAGCAGGTACATGGACATTTCTTTTTTGTTTTCCTCATTGTCGATCAGGCTGTATCCCGGGCAGTAGACCCGGGTCTGGAAGGTCTGAGCCTTCTGGTCCACGGTGTAAAACACATGGAAGTCCATCAGGGTATAGACATGGTCCCGGATCTGGACCTGCGCCTCGACGGCTTTCTGCGACAGGGGCATCAGGACGGGGTTCACGATCCATTTTTTCAGGATCTCTGCCGGACACAGGTCCGTGAAATACCGTGCCAGATACTGCGAGGTCTTGTTGGGGCCTGGATCGAAGGTCATTTCAAACTGATCGGCGGCATCTTCGACGAAGAACCCGCAACCGGTCAGGTTCATGGCAATTTCCTGCAAGGGTTCCAGGGCTCTGACCAGCCCGGGATAGTCCCTGGATGTCAGCGCCTGTTCGATCTCCGGCTGTCTGGAAGAAAAGTGTTCCCAGAAATTCTGTGCATTTTCATATACGCTCATGTTTCTTCTCCCGATTCTGTCCGTGTTCCCGTCGCCTGCAGGTGATTCGCGTTCTCCTGCGCACCCTCTGCAGTCCGGCGGATGTCTGTTTCATTATAGTCACCCGTCGGGATGCCTGCGTCGGTGATGACCATATCCATGTCCACATCCCAGGCCGAGACCGGAAACCGGGCTGCCTGTTCCCGGAAGGCAATGCCAATCTTCAGCGCCTTTGTCCGGGGCAGAAACCGGTCATAGTATCCGCCGCCATACCCCAGACGATGCAGGCCGTCAAAAGCCACCATCGGAACAAGGATCACGTCGATGTCCTCCGGTTCGACAAACTTTGCTGTGTCCGGATCCGGTTCCATGATTCCGTATGGTCCCTGCCGCAGCCTGCCGGTCCCGAAGCGCAGGGAGTGATTGACCGGATTGGTCAGGGGAAGAAGCCAGTCATCCTGCAGGATATCTGCCTCCTGTCCGATGGCGTGGTAGGCCGCCACGGTTTTTCCCTTCACAAAAGGAGCAAGCCGTCTGAGGATGGCCTGCTCCTTTTCCCTGCGGCCGGTGATTGACTGCCGCTTTCCAGTCATCTCCCGGCGAATCTGCTTCCTCAGGGCCTGTCTCTCGGTTTCAGAGTGCGCCAGGTCACTCCCGGCAGCAGAGCCGGGACGGCTCTCGTCAGTGTATGACCGCTTTGTCTTCATGACGGATCAGCCGATCGCTTCGCTCATGTCCAGCTTCAGCAGCTGGTTGAGCTCGACAGCGTATTCCATGGGAAGTTCTCTGGTGAAGGGTTCCAGGAAGCCCATGACGATCATCTCTGTGGCCTGGGATTTCGTCAGTCCACGGCTCATGAGATAGAACAGCTGCTCCTCCGAAATGCTGGAGACCGTCGCCTCGTGTTCGATCTGGCTCGTGGGATTCATCTGCCGGTTCAGCGGGATGGTGTCGGATTTCGATACCTTGTCGAGGATCAGCGTGTCGCACTCCACCTTGCTCTTGGCGTAGTCTGCATTCTTCGAATGTACGACCCAGCCGCGGTAGTTCACGATGCCGCCGGTGCGGGCAACGGATTTTGACACAATGCTGCTCGTGGTATGCGGTGCGTTGTGGATCATCTTCGCCCCCGTGTCCTGGTACTGTCCACGGCTGCCGACGGCGATCGAAATCGTGGTCCCCTTCGCATACTCGCCAGCCAGGATGCAGGCCGGATACTTCATGTTGATGCCGGATCCGACGTTGCCGTCGATCCATTCCATGTGGCCATAGGCATCCACCTTCGCCCGTTTGGTCACGAGGTTGATGATGTTGTCGGACCAGTTCTGGACCGTGGAATACCGGCATTTGGCGTGTTCGTGGACAAAGATCTCGACAACCGCCGCATGCAGGGAATCCGAGGAGTAGATCGGAGCGGTGCACCCCTCCACGTAGTGGACATCGGCGCCTTCGTCGACAATGATGAGCGTGCGTTCGAACTGCCCCATGTTCATGGAGTTGATCCGGAAGTAGGACTGCAGCGGCTTGTCGAGCTGGACGCCTTTGGGGACATAGATGAAGGATCCGCCGGACCACACAGCGGTGTTCAGGGCCGCATACTTGTTGTCGGCGTAGGAGACGAGTTTTCCGAAATATTTCCGCACCAGATCGGGATGTTCCCGCAGGGCAGTGTCTGTATCCAGGAAAATGACACCCTTTTCCTCCACTTCCTCCAGCATGTTGTGATAGACGAC includes the following:
- the ltrA gene encoding group II intron reverse transcriptase/maturase; translation: MNQTRLIQPEDLSTQEIFSMENLLNACRQVRRNNGAAGVDGVKARELPACPCQYWEQLREQILDRSYKPLPAKRTDIPKPDGSMRGLNVPAARDRVVQACLANYLDYRKDFEMSNSSYGFRKNRRCEQAILKGLEFMNDGYDWIVDIDLRKFFDTVDQDRLIRLIDNLFHNRDVTSLTRKFVRAGVMIDGRLVRTERGIPQGGPLSPVLANIYLDQADKELESRGLRFTRYADDMLIYVKSEAAANRVMKSFSNYLEKKLKLEVNASKSKVARPDEVKYLGFGFKRNKREWKAIPHEKSIHEFEQKIMKLTKRNWSVSLEERLEKINQVIRGWSNYFRCAWLYKKNMRKLDSKLRRRIRAIIWKQWKSIRKKEESLIKLGCPRDKAHSYACARQGCVRCAVTFLNKYIRNIHLKKKGLLTIEEYFDTVAERFMKSFVRTAQCRTARWVV
- a CDS encoding leucine-rich repeat domain-containing protein, with translation MFIKDDALREALARNLHCKPDEVTPEKLKSLIRLDISDLELKSLEGLQEAENLEYLNASGNNLHTLDPIKDLYSLEELDVSSNQLRDIQALHGYRQLRKLNISRNNLYTMDISSVAGMLNLEVLNLKKSKVDSLEYLENCKKLRELKINTENGPFSYAVLGTLPKLTKLDMSGMRRFTVDDLNYITHIEELNLDTNLVSDISPLLVMKNLRILNVANNPYLTDYSILKQFPKLESLNIDYNHPTSFEFLRDLDNLKAISMEQVGFHNMRDLNDMKNLEVLIVSKNELHHTEDFQNVEKLRIMKAEFCQLTDVNFLKDATNLEVLDLFTNRIRSIGCLKDCKKMVNLNVGRNQVQDISSLRNMDQLAILSLENNNVKDLAPLKDLHNLCIVDLYNNIIEDLRPLETLQFISYLRLDHNAISDLTPLAKLKYLRSLTLKANYITDVTPLKDLKLLQALRLDDNPILDTSVLEKMEYYGKFTD
- a CDS encoding cold-shock protein produces the protein MNTGKVKWFNAEKGYGFITGTDGKDIFVHYSAINSDGYKTLEEGQTVTYDVVQRDRGPQASSVTVVTA
- a CDS encoding HD domain-containing protein — encoded protein: MNQSQYEALEEQILDAFAALSHPVLRREALRHTMRVIDMISLLHTDTPLWDRRTAALLHDTGKYLKNSPQHARTSAILCEQLLPEESGIAEAILHHSEKDRIHSPLAEDLKDADVLARWLDDPNRYQHPRLVTARNRLRAATIDSRSTEKQTD
- a CDS encoding ABC1 kinase family protein; this translates as MPTAADRNSRDNRIMQENIRKQNPQTTDPGGSPDPMPQPDPKQGNDDRHPDTAPSQLRRLGQILRILKKHKVTRGMDPVKFRQILEDLGPTYVKIGQIMATRQDIFSQRYCSELEKLRSDVKPMPFETVKEVLTEAYGPDLDKVFTRIDETPLGSASIAQVHKAWLKDGPMVVVKVQRPGIYQEMEEDIRLLRKASGILKLSDVFSSVVDVNVVLDEFWTSAQQEMDFTNEAQNAIRFRRDYEDCAWLSAPVVYEDLTSRKVMVMEYISGCEIDDDARLDAEGYDRHEIAMRLGTNYITQITDFGFFHADPHSGNIRVRDGQIVYIDFGMMGTLTDRDRRLMKQAIKALAVRDTLKLTDTILTLGVVKRPPDYANLTQSIEEYVSIYCENSLEDIDLPAMVQDLFTICHEYGIALPKGISMLARSLVTFEGTIEVLDPSTNAMKIISTQKASLLSSDWGRDLQHVLTRLQADADHMLNMPVQLSDILSMVRRGQLKVNLDLQGADSTIANFDRMINRIIVCLLIVALLMSSSIICTTKMKPEFLGIPLLGFAGFFIAFCMSMWLFVKMLFLHQKNKPF
- a CDS encoding 5-formyltetrahydrofolate cyclo-ligase, with protein sequence MKTKRSYTDESRPGSAAGSDLAHSETERQALRKQIRREMTGKRQSITGRREKEQAILRRLAPFVKGKTVAAYHAIGQEADILQDDWLLPLTNPVNHSLRFGTGRLRQGPYGIMEPDPDTAKFVEPEDIDVILVPMVAFDGLHRLGYGGGYYDRFLPRTKALKIGIAFREQAARFPVSAWDVDMDMVITDAGIPTGDYNETDIRRTAEGAQENANHLQATGTRTESGEET
- a CDS encoding deoxycytidylate deaminase translates to MRPLDWDEYFMAMAHLAAFRSKDPNTKVGACIVNPQKRVVGLGYNGFPMGCSDQSYPWDREGDFLETKYPYVVHAELNAILNSTRGLQGCSIYVSLFPCNECAKAIIQSGITKVVYEQDKYDGTQANAASKRMFRDAGVQLKKMDRIVEVDVKVLSEA
- a CDS encoding RluA family pseudouridine synthase, producing MTDGNIQTFTIGEDQAGRADKALCLLMDISRARSRELIDDGRVLLQDTPVKPKTDLKAGDVIAVDRPPEQSLDVLPEDMDLDIIYEDSDIIVINKPTGMVVHPAPGHVNGTLVNGLLAHCKDLSGINGVMRPGIVHRIDKDTSGLLVVAKNDMAHQSLADQLAKKTAHREYRAIVHHPFPHTHGTVDAPIGRDEKDRQCMAVTAKNSKPAVTHFEVLENFRNYAYVLCRLETGRTHQIRVHMKYIGHPVAGDPKYGPRKTLESHGQLLHAAALELDHPRTGEHMRFEAPLEPEFAKILQDLESEVIQ
- the lspA gene encoding signal peptidase II, giving the protein MKHRTQIYIGSMVLVALMTGLDQWTKWAVSTHMRPGQSIVIIPKLFELTYLQNTGAGFSIFEGYGKPFFAVLTVIAMAVMLWAYIKAKRPGLQMSLALIFAGALGNFIDRMALGYVVDFFHFYIFGWSFPVFNIADICITLGFVFLVIDMLREEHEQRKALEA